Proteins co-encoded in one Quercus robur chromosome 8, dhQueRobu3.1, whole genome shotgun sequence genomic window:
- the LOC126693962 gene encoding exopolygalacturonase-like: MGLRLDIAMILMLFLLKSTGNVQASIFNVKQYGAKVNADITQALTKAWKAACASTGQSKVVVPGGTYKLGAVPLEGPCKGPIELQVIGTLQAPEQQSGDSWVSFNHVDFFTLSGSGTFDGQGKIAWGQSECSKNKYCKQLPINIRFNFITNAIIRDITSLDSKEFHINVLGCKNVTFQHVTIKAPETSVNTDGIHIGRSTGIHIIDTNIGTGDDCVSLSDGSRDIAVEKVNCGPGHGISIGSLGKFPNEEPVSGVKVSGCTLTNAMNGVRIKTWPASPTGSASDMHFEDIIMNNVGNPIIIDQVYCPWNQCQAKIPSRIKISNVSFINIRGTSKFQEAVKLVCSKGVPCEKVELRDIDLKYNGHDGSSTYHCINVKPKISGKQNPPACTVKA; the protein is encoded by the exons atgggTTTGAGACTGGACATTGCAATGATATTAATGCTATTCTTGCTAAAATCCACTGGCAACGTCCAAGCCAGTATCTTTAATGTGAAACAGTATGGAGCAAAAGTTAATGCGGATATCACCCAG GCTTTGACAAAAGCTTGGAAAGCTGCATGCGCATCAACGGGTCAGAGTAAAGTTGTGGTTCCAGGAGGGACATACAAGTTGGGCGCAGTGCCTTTGGAAGGTCCTTGCAAGGGTCCTATAGAGCTTCAGGTTATAGGCACTTTACAGGCCCCAGAACAACAATCTGGGGATAGTTGGGTCAGTTTTAACCATGTCGACTTTTTTACTTTGTCGGGCAGTGGAACTTTTGACGGCCAAGGGAAAATCGCTTGGGGTCAAAGTGAATGTTCCAAAAATAAGTACTGCAAGCAACTTCCTATT AATATAAGGTTCAACTTCATCACCAATGCAATCATCCGGGACATAACATCATTGGACAGCAAAGAGTTCCACATTAATGTTTTGGGGTGCAAAAATGTTACATTCCAGCATGTTACCATAAAAGCACCTGAAACTAGTGTCAACACTGATGGAATCCACATAGGGCGTTCAACAGGGATCCACATAATTGATACAAATATTGGAACCGGAGATGATTGTGTCTCGCTTAGTGATGGAAGTCGGGATATAGCTGTTGAGAAAGTAAATTGTGGACCTGGCCATGGAATAAGCATAGGAAGTCTTGGAAAGTTCCCAAATGAAGAACCTGTGAGTGGTGTCAAAGTCAGTGGTTGCACTCTTACCAA tgcaATGAATGGTGTGAGAATCAAAACATGGCCTGCTTCCCCGACTGGCTCTGCCTCTGATATGCATTTTGAGGACATTATCATGAATAATGTTGGCAATCCTATCATCATTGATCAAGTTTACTGCCCATGGAATCAGTGCCAAGCAAAG aTACCCTCTAGAATTAAGATCAGCAATGTTAGCTTCATAAACATTCGAGGCACATCTAAGTTTCAGGAGGCTGTCAAGCTTGTTTGTAGTAAGGGCGTGCCATGTGAAAAAGTGGAGCTTCGTGACATAGACCTCAAATACAACGGACATGACGGCTCTTCCACATACCACTGTATTAATGTCAAGCCCAAGATTTCTGGCAAACAGAATCCTCCTGCTTGTACTGTCAAAGCTTAA